The region CTTGGCCTGTTAGGCGGCTTCTTTATCAATGCTCTACCTGTGGGTATCAGACGTCGGTCACAGCGGGAACCATCTTCGAGGGAACACGAAAACCCCTGGTCGTTTGGTTCAGGGCTATATGGTGG is a window of Deltaproteobacteria bacterium DNA encoding:
- a CDS encoding transposase, which gives rise to MVNLRWPDGFRCPRCNGTTAWPVRRLLYQCSTCGYQTSVTAGTIFEGTRKPLVVWFRAIWW